The nucleotide sequence ACGGCGCTCTGTTACCCCATAAACCTGTGCCGCTTTCTTCACGGTGAAAAATCCGGAACTCACACGGATTATGAGCCATTTGATCTCATCATTCGTCTTTACCATGCCATTCGAAGGCACGGACTGACGAAATAATATCTGGACTCCACAGCTATTTAATTAATGGAAAAGTTTTTATAGGTATACGTCCCTAGTCACTTCTAGTGACACACCATGGTCTTGAGTATAGTGGAACGGATAAAGGGGTTCTTGTTCACTCCTTCGGAAACCTTCGACGCCTCGAGGGAAGATACCCTTGGCGACGCGCTCACGTATTTTGTCATCATTTTGGTGATCTATGCAGTGCTTTCCGCGATCATAGCTGCAGTAGCAATCTCGCTGCTCTCGGGAATGTTAGGAATGTTCGGTGTACCGGCGATGCCTTTTGGCGCGGCAATGGGGCCGACGCTGGCAGTAGGCGTTTTTATCGGCTTACTCGTTGGTGGCATAGTAGGCGTCTTCATTGGCGGCCTCTGGCTCCACCTATGGGTCTATCTCGTGGGTGGCAGAAACGGCCTCGTACAGACGATAAAGGCGGTAATTTACGGAGATACGCCGAGCCTGCTCCTGGGATGGATTCCAATCATAAACGTCATCACAATGATATGGTGCTCATCGTAGGGATAATCGGCGTACGACAACTTCACGGGCTCTCTACCGGTAAAGCTGCTCTCGCGGTGATCCTTGCAATACTGATACCCGCAGTCATCGTCGTAATACTCTTTGCTGCACTGGGGCCAACGATGCCAGGACCGAGCTATCCAGGACCCGTAGGACCAGGATTTGGGGGATTTTAATCCCCTCATTATTTTTTGGTGTTCGGCTTTTCGCTGCTTATTTGAACGGTAAACGCATCGAATACGTTATCGTCGACTTGAAGAGCCCATCACT is from Methanomicrobia archaeon and encodes:
- a CDS encoding YIP1 family protein; this translates as MVLSIVERIKGFLFTPSETFDASREDTLGDALTYFVIILVIYAVLSAIIAAVAISLLSGMLGMFGVPAMPFGAAMGPTLAVGVFIGLLVGGIVGVFIGGLWLHLWVYLVGGRNGLVQTIKAVIYGDTPSLLLGWIPIINVITMIWCSS